A region of Streptomyces sp. R44 DNA encodes the following proteins:
- a CDS encoding SPFH domain-containing protein → MPGPSAGSGSGAAPGGSDTGTAPGRPAGPRSGASAGAPAPDGDGALDFQRIRGARVASVAVPVAGVVRVARRKNVIGTETTGSIPVHLLFRDEPGSPVAADEGDGGPDTIAMAAPTPPPAPARRAAIPAPSKVQAPAGPDPQSLGGPKAKAQPKARSGTQPRPQPKPRPTSGSRPAPTADPALVERPGPVLPGWVGVVVGVLAVAWCAGVVWWAGAVPAEAARMLRLPARPYHGIHLGLWGLLALGVVLALFSLGGLGRGRVGYAYVLTLFGDYRGTVRRTGLLWVSPLLLRRRVDVRLRHWRSEPLSAVDAKGTALDVTVLVVWRVRDTVRASLGVDGHEDYLREQVEAAMARVLSQLPADAFHEDAPTLRDAEAVGEALTRMLSAECAPVGVDVFSAQPTRIEYAPEVAAAMRRRRIAAIDAKHRDSVLTSVVDAVDDVVHRLTSRGLVELDDYERKALVKDLTVAFYTGRTGPVEGA, encoded by the coding sequence ATGCCCGGCCCCTCGGCGGGGTCCGGCTCCGGTGCGGCGCCGGGTGGTTCCGATACCGGTACGGCCCCGGGCCGGCCGGCCGGGCCCCGGTCCGGTGCGTCGGCGGGGGCCCCGGCCCCGGACGGCGACGGCGCGCTCGACTTCCAGCGGATCCGTGGCGCGCGGGTCGCCTCCGTCGCGGTGCCCGTCGCCGGTGTCGTGCGGGTCGCGCGGCGGAAGAACGTGATCGGGACCGAGACCACCGGCTCCATCCCGGTGCACCTGCTCTTCCGGGACGAGCCGGGGAGCCCCGTCGCGGCGGACGAGGGCGACGGGGGGCCCGACACCATCGCGATGGCCGCGCCCACCCCGCCCCCGGCGCCCGCCCGCCGGGCCGCCATCCCCGCCCCGTCGAAGGTCCAGGCCCCGGCCGGGCCCGACCCGCAGTCCCTGGGCGGGCCGAAGGCCAAGGCCCAGCCGAAGGCGCGGTCCGGGACACAGCCCAGGCCTCAGCCCAAGCCCCGGCCCACGTCCGGCTCCCGTCCCGCCCCCACCGCCGATCCCGCCCTCGTCGAGCGGCCGGGGCCGGTGCTGCCCGGCTGGGTGGGCGTGGTCGTCGGCGTCCTCGCGGTCGCCTGGTGCGCGGGGGTCGTGTGGTGGGCCGGGGCGGTGCCCGCCGAGGCGGCGCGGATGCTGCGGCTGCCGGCCCGCCCGTACCACGGCATCCATCTCGGACTGTGGGGCCTGCTGGCCCTGGGTGTGGTGCTCGCCCTCTTCTCGCTGGGCGGTCTCGGCCGCGGCCGGGTCGGCTACGCCTATGTGCTGACCCTGTTCGGCGACTACCGCGGCACGGTCCGCCGTACGGGTCTGCTGTGGGTCAGCCCGCTGCTGCTGCGCCGCCGGGTGGACGTCCGGCTGCGGCACTGGCGCAGTGAGCCGCTGTCGGCGGTGGACGCGAAGGGCACCGCGCTCGACGTGACCGTCCTGGTGGTGTGGCGGGTGCGGGACACGGTCCGGGCGTCGCTCGGGGTCGACGGGCACGAGGACTATCTGCGGGAGCAGGTGGAGGCGGCGATGGCCCGGGTGCTCTCTCAGCTGCCGGCGGACGCGTTCCACGAGGACGCGCCGACCCTGCGGGACGCGGAGGCGGTCGGCGAGGCCCTGACGCGGATGCTGTCGGCGGAGTGCGCCCCGGTCGGCGTGGACGTGTTCTCGGCGCAGCCGACGCGCATCGAGTACGCGCCGGAGGTGGCGGCGGCGATGCGCCGGCGCCGGATCGCGGCGATCGACGCGAAGCACCGGGACAGCGTGCTGACCTCGGTGGTGGACGCGGTGGACGACGTGGTCCACCGGCTGACCAGTCGTGGTCTGGTGGAGCTGGACGACTACGAGCGCAAGGCGCTGGTCAAGGACCTGACGGTGGCGTTCTACACGGGCAGGACGGGCCCGGTGGAGGGTGCGTGA
- a CDS encoding peptidoglycan-binding protein has protein sequence MSVPVFEEFEPAADCGCPGCARQRRDLALGLPVRAGGHPAAHGARRALVLVTAAGVVLGGGGAGVATALTGPGPQTPADGASADGEVPAVPVDADPAVLRGPATPGSPGTSWPGADTPQGGRGPLHGGAPGPGSAPAPDAVPTTSQISTETLRPTTRAEIINRAKTWVSAQVPYSMEQYWSDGYRQDCSGYISMAWNLRSNEWTGSLDRFAVRIDRTELQPGDILLFHNPANPTRGSHVTIFGGWTDYTHTSYLAYEQTKPRTRKQPTPMAYWENSDRYVAYRYKGVVSGGTGGGPESTEAAPYPGSGMFGPGANNAYVTQLGKLLVERGGKKFYSQGPGPRWGDADRRATQAFQLAQGWKGKDADGLPGPQTWRLLVTGGGKDIGGSSGSAGPSTNATGFPGRGYFRPGQSNAYVEKLGKQLVKRGFGKHYLSGPGPRWTEADRRNVEAFQRAQGWRGAAADGYPGPETWRRLFR, from the coding sequence ATGAGCGTGCCGGTCTTCGAGGAGTTCGAACCCGCAGCCGACTGCGGCTGCCCGGGCTGCGCCCGGCAGCGGCGTGACCTCGCCCTGGGCCTGCCCGTCCGCGCGGGCGGCCACCCGGCGGCGCACGGCGCCCGCCGCGCGCTGGTCCTGGTGACGGCGGCGGGGGTGGTCCTGGGTGGGGGAGGGGCCGGGGTGGCGACGGCCCTCACGGGCCCGGGCCCCCAGACCCCGGCGGACGGGGCGTCGGCGGACGGGGAGGTCCCGGCGGTCCCGGTGGACGCGGACCCGGCGGTCCTGCGCGGGCCGGCGACGCCCGGGTCCCCCGGCACGTCCTGGCCGGGGGCCGACACCCCGCAGGGCGGACGCGGGCCGCTGCACGGCGGCGCGCCGGGACCGGGCTCGGCCCCGGCGCCCGACGCCGTCCCGACGACCAGTCAGATCTCGACGGAGACGCTGCGGCCGACGACGCGCGCGGAGATCATCAACCGGGCCAAGACCTGGGTCTCGGCGCAGGTCCCGTACTCGATGGAGCAATACTGGTCGGACGGGTACCGCCAGGACTGCTCCGGCTACATCTCGATGGCCTGGAACCTGCGCAGCAACGAGTGGACCGGAAGCCTCGACCGCTTCGCCGTACGGATCGACCGCACGGAGCTCCAGCCCGGCGACATCCTGCTCTTCCACAACCCGGCGAACCCGACCCGCGGCTCGCACGTCACGATCTTCGGCGGCTGGACCGACTACACGCACACCTCCTACCTCGCCTACGAGCAGACGAAGCCGCGCACGCGGAAGCAGCCGACGCCGATGGCGTACTGGGAGAACTCCGACCGGTACGTGGCCTACCGCTACAAGGGCGTGGTGAGCGGCGGCACCGGCGGCGGGCCGGAGTCCACGGAGGCGGCGCCGTACCCGGGATCGGGGATGTTCGGCCCGGGCGCGAACAACGCGTACGTCACCCAGCTCGGGAAGCTCCTCGTCGAGCGCGGCGGCAAGAAGTTCTACAGCCAGGGGCCCGGTCCGAGGTGGGGCGACGCGGACCGCAGGGCGACCCAGGCGTTCCAGCTCGCGCAGGGCTGGAAGGGCAAGGACGCGGACGGCCTTCCCGGCCCGCAGACCTGGCGGCTCCTCGTGACCGGCGGGGGCAAGGACATCGGCGGTTCGAGTGGTTCGGCCGGTCCGAGCACGAATGCGACGGGGTTTCCCGGGCGTGGCTACTTCCGTCCGGGGCAATCCAACGCATATGTGGAGAAGCTGGGCAAACAACTGGTGAAGCGGGGCTTCGGCAAGCACTACCTGTCGGGACCCGGTCCGCGCTGGACGGAGGCGGACCGCCGCAACGTCGAGGCGTTCCAGCGGGCACAGGGCTGGCGCGGCGCAGCGGCCGACGGCTACCCGGGCCCGGAGACCTGGCGGCGTTTGTTCCGATGA
- a CDS encoding class F sortase, with product MPSGTRPAGTGRLVTGVAWAVLLSGLWLWGREATEGPGGSSAPTTGDIAAVGRPLGEPLPPARDPLPPLEPRRIDIPSLGISAPVVARGLDATGAIDPPPFEMPHTVGWFGSGTRPGAAGAALLVGHVDTETRRAVFYGLSAARPGAKVRITRTDGSVAEFTVDDVQVFPRDDFDATRVYGARDPHRAELRLITCGGTFDRAAGTYTANVVVSAYLTGKG from the coding sequence GTGCCGTCCGGAACCCGCCCGGCGGGCACCGGGCGCCTCGTCACCGGCGTGGCCTGGGCGGTCCTGCTGTCCGGGCTCTGGCTCTGGGGCCGCGAGGCCACCGAGGGACCCGGCGGCAGCTCCGCACCGACCACCGGCGACATCGCCGCGGTCGGCCGCCCCCTCGGCGAGCCGCTGCCCCCGGCCCGCGACCCGCTGCCGCCCCTCGAACCCCGGCGGATCGACATCCCCTCCCTGGGCATCAGCGCGCCCGTCGTGGCGCGCGGCCTGGACGCCACGGGCGCCATCGACCCACCGCCCTTCGAGATGCCGCACACCGTGGGCTGGTTCGGTTCCGGCACCCGGCCGGGCGCGGCCGGCGCGGCCCTCCTCGTCGGCCACGTCGACACCGAGACCCGCCGGGCCGTCTTCTACGGCCTGAGCGCGGCCCGCCCCGGCGCGAAGGTCCGCATCACCCGGACGGACGGATCGGTCGCCGAGTTCACCGTCGACGACGTCCAGGTCTTCCCGCGGGACGACTTCGACGCGACCAGGGTCTACGGCGCCCGCGACCCCCACCGCGCAGAGCTGCGCCTGATCACCTGCGGCGGCACCTTCGACCGGGCGGCGGGAACGTACACGGCGAACGTGGTGGTGTCGGCGTACCTGACGGGCAAGGGCTGA
- a CDS encoding HAD-IIA family hydrolase, whose product MAERKPIESWLTDMDGVLIHEGVPIPGADAFIKKLRETGKPFLVLTNNSIYTARDLHARLARMGLEVPVENIWTSALATAKFLDDQRPGGTAYVIGEAGLTTALHDIGYVLTDHDPDYVVLGETRTYSFEAMTKAVRLINAGARFICTNPDETGPSLEGPLPATGSVAALITKATGKEPYFAGKPNPLMMRTGLNAIGAHSESSAMIGDRMDTDILAGLEAGMQTFLVLTGLTTQAEIDRFPFRPSKIVQSIADIVDRV is encoded by the coding sequence ATGGCAGAGCGCAAGCCGATCGAATCCTGGCTGACCGACATGGACGGCGTCCTCATCCACGAGGGCGTGCCGATCCCCGGCGCCGACGCGTTCATCAAGAAGCTGCGGGAGACCGGGAAGCCGTTCCTGGTCCTCACCAACAACTCGATCTACACGGCCCGCGACCTGCACGCCCGCCTCGCCCGCATGGGCCTCGAAGTCCCCGTCGAGAACATCTGGACCTCGGCCCTCGCCACCGCCAAGTTCCTCGACGACCAGCGCCCCGGCGGCACCGCGTACGTCATCGGCGAGGCCGGTCTCACCACCGCCCTCCACGACATCGGCTACGTCCTCACCGACCACGACCCGGACTACGTGGTGCTCGGCGAGACCCGTACGTACTCCTTCGAGGCGATGACCAAGGCCGTCCGCCTCATCAACGCCGGCGCCCGCTTCATCTGCACCAACCCCGACGAGACCGGCCCCTCCCTGGAGGGCCCGCTCCCGGCCACCGGCTCCGTCGCCGCCCTCATCACGAAGGCCACCGGCAAGGAGCCGTACTTCGCCGGCAAGCCGAACCCGCTCATGATGCGCACCGGCCTCAACGCGATCGGCGCCCACTCCGAGTCCAGCGCGATGATCGGCGACCGGATGGACACCGACATCCTGGCCGGTCTGGAGGCCGGCATGCAGACCTTCCTGGTCCTGACCGGTCTGACCACGCAGGCGGAGATCGACCGCTTCCCGTTCCGCCCGTCGAAGATCGTCCAGTCCATCGCGGACATCGTCGACCGCGTGTAA